TGGAAACTCAACATATATAAAACGTTGTAATGAGTTTTTACAATCTAAATCTCCACTCTCAAGTACTTCTCTTGGAAACTTCTTAACATACTGATACATAAATGAATACCCTATTGGAATAACAACAATCAGATAACCAAGTATTAAAAGAAATGCAAGTGGTATATCAAATAAGACATTTAGGTAATATAAAGTTATTGCCAAAAATGCTCCTGAAATACCCAAATTTGAAAATATTAAAATATCTGTAAATCTATTATAATTCTTTATAATTATATATATTAAAACTACTGAAATAGCACTTACTACTATTGAAATTTTCAGTGAGTTAAAAAGGCTTTCAACAACTGCATAGTCCTCTATAAAATCTGGAGAAAATAGATTCTCATATGCTTTTATAGTAAATTTTCCAGTAATGACATTTACAAAAGAGTATAGAAATGAAAATGCTACTACTGCATATTGCAGTATTGCATAGATAAAAGAGTATATTCCCAGAACAGGGTTAAGTCTCTTACTCTCAGGATTTCCTGTAAGCTCATATTCTTTTATAAAAATTCCAAAAAGGTTTAAGATTATCAATACAATAACCTGAATTATACCAAGATACATAGCCTTTGAAAAATTAGCACCACTCATCAGTGTATTTGCAATTTCAACTTCTATTATTGAATATTTAATTCCACCTAATGATAATACAATTCCTAAACCTAAGAAGCAATATGTAAATACCAGTATAAACCCTCTAAATATTTGTGGCATAATAAGTGGAAGCTGACCTCTAAAAAAGATAGTAATATTATCAGCACCATCTCCTTTCATAGCTTCAATTATCTCTTTTGGAATTCTCTTCAATCCCTCTCCTATATACTTTACAAATATTGGTGAGTTGTAAAATACATTAGCAATAACAATAGCCTTTAAACTATATAGTATATTCATCTCTTTAAATATCTCCATATTAAATACAATGGAGAAAATAGTGACAACTGATATCACTGGAAAAAAGAATGGTATAAATATCAAACCATTTATTAGTTTTGTCAGAAAATTTCTTTTGTATGCTGAATAGTACGCTGGGATAAGTGCAATAAGAAAAGCTACAACTGTAGAGTAGAAACTCTGTTTTACTGAAAAGAACAGTACATCTAAAATATTTTGCTGAGATAGTTCCCTAATCTTATCTATATGGAAAAAATCTCTTGCAAAAAAATACACTGGTAACACCCAGGCCAGTCCGCAAACTAAATTTATTGTAATTGACGTAAATCTCTTTGTATTCATAATTCTCCCATCTCTTTTATCATTTATATTTATAGTATATCAAATTTGATAATATATTTCTATCAAGCTTTATTTTTTTCAATTATTGTGTTATGATTTATTATAAATCAGTTTTTGGAAAGGTGAAATTATGCTATATTTGTTATATGGAGATACAGCTCCACTTCAAATTAAATATGAAGAGATTATAGGTGAAATAAAAAATAAATATCCAGGTATTAGGGAGAAAATTTTTGATGGTTCAACAGATGATATTTCATCTTTTTTTGACTCAGTTTCTACAAATTCAATGTTCTCTCCTCACGAACTAATTATTTTAAAAAGAGCAGAGGATTGTAAAAATTTAGCAGATATTGGTAAAAGTCTTAAAATGTATAATCTTGCACAGAAAGAAGTAGTTATTGTATATGAAGAGTTTTTAAATGACTATGGTAAAAGAACAAATGAGATAGGTAAACGTGTCCTTAATGCTTTTACTGATATTGCAGAAGTTATCTGTTTTAGAAAAGAAAATGAACAAAAGGCAAGTTTATTTTATATTCAACAGACATTGAATATCTCACAAACAGAAGCAGAAACACTTCAGAATCTGATTGGAGATGACTTCTTTAAATTAAAAAATGAAATAGATAAAATTAAAAATTTTTTAGATGGAGATTCTTTTTCTCTGGAAAAAATAAAAAATATTATTTCAATAAATCATGAGGCAAATCTGAAAAATCTTATAGAGACTTTTCTTCTAACCCATGATTATAAAAATCTTTTAAGGTATCTTAAAGAAGAAAATCTATATCCTCTGTTTATGTATCTCATTGCAGATGAGCTAATAATGTATCTCAAACTTACTCTTCTTATCAAAACAGATAGATGTAGTAGAAACATTTCATATAATAATTTTAAAGACAATGTCTATGATGAAATAAAAGATTATTTTGCAAATGATAGAGGAGCTATGCACCCATATCCAGTTTTTCTAAAACTTAAAAATGTTAATCTCTTTGACGATAAACATCTTAAATCAAAACTTAGAAAACTAATGGAAATTGAGTATGATGTCAAAAGTGGTAATAAGCTTATAGATATAGAAGTGGAAAATTATATTATAAGTTTTTTTTAAAAGATAAATAGTGAAAATTAAGATACATTCCAATTTTAAAAATAAAGATTGGAGTGTATTTTTTTAAATCTTTTTTAATAAAATAAATTTTATATTATAAATATGATTATCGGACTTTAATAATGTGGGTCCTATCTAGACTTTACAATTACTGGATTTTTTGCTATACTTTTAAAAACTAAATTTTAAGGAGAAAAGAATGAAAAATAAAATTTTAAGCAGTTTATTTTTTGTCCTGTTTACAGTAATGAGTTTCCAGGCTCTTGGATTCGAATTACCTGAATTCAGTACTAGCGATATCCCTAAAATAAAGTACAAAAATGTAAGTTTAAATAGTCTAGAGGATATAGAAAAATATAAGAACACAGAAGATTTATACTCTTTTTCAAATGTAAATTTAGACCTTAATTCACTTACTATGAATCAAAAGAAGACGGTATTTGTAGAGCTTCTTCTACCAGCTATTGAAGTTGTAAATAGTGAAATAAACCATAATAAACAGATTGTTAAAAAATTATCTAAAAAAGAGTTTCTTAGTGAAAAAGAATATAGATATGCAAAATCTCTATTTAAAAAGTATAGAGTTCCATATGGAAAATGGAAAGAGCTGGATGATAGACTTCTTATATATCCAACATCTCTTATATTAACTCAGGGAGCTTTAGAAAGTGCCTGGGGAACATCAAGATTTTTTAAAGAAGGGAATAATCTATTCGGTATATGGTCAACTAATCCAAATGAACCGCGTATTCCTGCTAAAGGATCAAGAGCAGATGGATTTAGACCACATCTGAAAAAGTATAACTCTATAAAGGAGTCAGTTGCAGATATTGTTCTTACTCTTTCAAGAGGAAATCCATATAAAAAATTGAGAAGATTTATAAGGGAAAATAAAAGCCCAGAGGAGATAGCTCAGGGTCTTGCATCATATTCTGAAGAGGGAGAGTTATACGTAAGAAAAGTTATCAGTACACTGAAAAGAAATAACTTTACAGAGTATGATTCATAAAATTAAAAGCTAATAACAACAGATACAAAGCATTTTAATGCTATGCATCTGTTTTTTATTTATTTAATCATTTTTTATATATTTGATTATCGGACTTAATATGTTTTTAAAATAAAAAGGCTGTTGAAAATACAACAGCCCTTCGTTATTTATAAAGTAATCTTCCCTATATACTCTTTAACAAATTCTGCAATGTTATCATTTGAAACTACTTCACTAACCATACAGATTGTGTGTGCGCCTCTAGATATGATTTCATCTATATTGTGAGTTTTTATCCCACCTATAGCTACAAAAGGCATATCTATATTCTTAGTTACAAAATCCAGATAATCAAGGCCAACAGGTTCTGTATCTTTAGTTGTAGTTGGATATATCGGCCCTACACCTATGTAGTCAACATCCTTATTATAATAAGCAGTGAATGCCTGTTCAGGACTATGTGTTGAAAGGCCTATTATTTTATCTTTTCCAACGAGT
The sequence above is drawn from the Fusobacterium sp. DD2 genome and encodes:
- a CDS encoding ABC transporter permease subunit, with the protein product MNTKRFTSITINLVCGLAWVLPVYFFARDFFHIDKIRELSQQNILDVLFFSVKQSFYSTVVAFLIALIPAYYSAYKRNFLTKLINGLIFIPFFFPVISVVTIFSIVFNMEIFKEMNILYSLKAIVIANVFYNSPIFVKYIGEGLKRIPKEIIEAMKGDGADNITIFFRGQLPLIMPQIFRGFILVFTYCFLGLGIVLSLGGIKYSIIEVEIANTLMSGANFSKAMYLGIIQVIVLIILNLFGIFIKEYELTGNPESKRLNPVLGIYSFIYAILQYAVVAFSFLYSFVNVITGKFTIKAYENLFSPDFIEDYAVVESLFNSLKISIVVSAISVVLIYIIIKNYNRFTDILIFSNLGISGAFLAITLYYLNVLFDIPLAFLLILGYLIVVIPIGYSFMYQYVKKFPREVLESGDLDCKNSLQRFIYVEFPILKNIFLSAFLQIFAIVFGEFTIGYTMQLEDIFPVASLVNYSLVSNKQYMESSAFTSIIIAIILSAFILGEYLKSED
- a CDS encoding glucosaminidase domain-containing protein, with protein sequence MKNKILSSLFFVLFTVMSFQALGFELPEFSTSDIPKIKYKNVSLNSLEDIEKYKNTEDLYSFSNVNLDLNSLTMNQKKTVFVELLLPAIEVVNSEINHNKQIVKKLSKKEFLSEKEYRYAKSLFKKYRVPYGKWKELDDRLLIYPTSLILTQGALESAWGTSRFFKEGNNLFGIWSTNPNEPRIPAKGSRADGFRPHLKKYNSIKESVADIVLTLSRGNPYKKLRRFIRENKSPEEIAQGLASYSEEGELYVRKVISTLKRNNFTEYDS
- the thiE gene encoding thiamine phosphate synthase is translated as MIRDKIIPNGLYGITGEKFSNGKSNFQCVKEMIKGGIKIIQYREKDKSMKEKIKEAKAIRELCRDNGVLFIVNDHVDLALLVDADGVHVGQDDMTPADVRKLVGKDKIIGLSTHSPEQAFTAYYNKDVDYIGVGPIYPTTTKDTEPVGLDYLDFVTKNIDMPFVAIGGIKTHNIDEIISRGAHTICMVSEVVSNDNIAEFVKEYIGKITL